The following are encoded together in the Thalassomonas haliotis genome:
- the edd gene encoding phosphogluconate dehydratase, protein MNKDILAITERIRARSTDSRSAYLDKIEQAKSDTVHRASLSCGNLAHGFAACGKEDKQTLRGINHSDIAIVSAYNDMLSAHQPYETYPQVIKAAIKETGGVAQFAGGVPAMCDGVTQGQPGMDLSLMSRDVIAMSSAVALSHNMFDGALMLGICDKIVPGLLIASMTFGHLPTVFVPAGPMPSGIPNKEKARVRQQFAKGEIGEDKLLEAESASYHSAGTCTFFGTANSNQLVVEVMGLHLPGASFVAPNTELREELTKAAARQVTRLTQQSGNYMPVGKMIDERSIVNAIVALLATGGSTNLTMHIIAFARAAGIIINFQDFHDLSEVVPLITRIYPNGHADINHFQQAGGMALLFKELLGNGLLHEDVETICGKGLSRYTQQPVLENGQLQWVDGAQVSGDDQVIATVAKPFKVDGGLKVLEGNLGVSVLKTSSMRDGSLVIEAPAVVFEDQHDLDAAFKAGELEKDFIAVVRFQGPKARGMPELHKLTPPLGVLQDKGFKVALVTDGRMSGASGKVPAAIHLCPEALDGGLIAKIRDGDILRLDGQTGELILKVSEQELAQRENARFQVNGHHQGMGREIFGFMRRNLSSADTGACSLFDEGDINARGGVA, encoded by the coding sequence ATGAATAAAGATATTTTAGCGATAACCGAGCGTATCAGGGCGCGCAGTACAGACTCGCGCAGTGCCTACCTGGATAAGATAGAGCAGGCCAAATCAGACACGGTACACAGGGCAAGCCTGTCCTGCGGTAACCTGGCCCACGGTTTTGCTGCCTGCGGTAAGGAAGACAAGCAAACATTGCGCGGCATCAACCATAGCGATATCGCCATTGTCTCTGCCTATAACGATATGCTCTCTGCCCATCAGCCTTATGAAACTTATCCGCAAGTCATCAAGGCGGCGATAAAAGAAACCGGCGGTGTTGCCCAGTTTGCCGGCGGTGTGCCCGCCATGTGTGACGGTGTGACCCAAGGTCAGCCGGGCATGGATCTCAGCCTGATGAGCCGGGATGTTATTGCCATGTCCAGTGCCGTGGCCTTATCCCATAATATGTTTGACGGTGCGCTGATGCTGGGGATTTGCGATAAAATCGTGCCCGGCCTCTTGATTGCCAGTATGACCTTTGGCCACCTGCCGACGGTATTTGTTCCGGCTGGTCCTATGCCTTCAGGCATTCCCAATAAAGAAAAAGCCCGTGTCCGCCAGCAGTTTGCCAAAGGTGAAATCGGCGAAGATAAGTTATTAGAAGCCGAGTCCGCCTCTTATCACAGCGCCGGTACCTGTACTTTCTTTGGTACGGCGAATTCCAACCAGTTAGTGGTTGAAGTGATGGGGTTACATCTGCCCGGTGCGTCTTTTGTTGCCCCGAATACTGAGCTAAGAGAAGAATTAACCAAAGCGGCGGCCCGTCAGGTCACCCGTTTAACCCAGCAAAGCGGCAATTATATGCCTGTGGGTAAGATGATAGATGAGCGCTCTATTGTCAATGCTATCGTGGCCTTGCTGGCGACCGGCGGCTCCACCAACCTGACCATGCATATCATCGCCTTTGCCAGGGCGGCGGGTATTATCATTAACTTCCAGGATTTCCATGATTTATCTGAAGTTGTGCCGCTGATCACCCGTATCTATCCTAACGGCCATGCCGATATCAACCACTTCCAGCAAGCCGGTGGTATGGCGTTGTTATTTAAAGAACTGCTCGGCAATGGTTTATTACACGAAGATGTTGAAACCATCTGCGGTAAAGGCTTAAGCCGATATACCCAGCAACCGGTACTGGAAAACGGCCAGTTGCAATGGGTCGACGGCGCACAAGTCTCCGGCGATGACCAGGTGATCGCCACCGTTGCTAAACCTTTTAAAGTCGATGGCGGCTTAAAAGTATTGGAAGGTAACTTGGGGGTCAGCGTATTAAAAACCTCCTCGATGCGCGACGGCAGTTTAGTGATTGAAGCCCCGGCAGTGGTTTTTGAAGATCAGCACGATCTTGATGCCGCCTTTAAAGCCGGTGAGCTGGAAAAAGATTTTATTGCCGTGGTGCGTTTCCAGGGGCCAAAAGCCCGGGGTATGCCTGAACTGCATAAATTAACGCCGCCGCTTGGCGTGTTGCAGGACAAAGGCTTTAAAGTGGCGCTGGTTACCGACGGCCGTATGTCAGGCGCTTCGGGTAAGGTACCGGCGGCAATTCATTTATGTCCGGAAGCCTTAGACGGCGGCCTGATAGCGAAAATCCGCGACGGCGATATCCTGCGTCTTGACGGTCAAACCGGTGAGCTGATCTTAAAAGTGAGCGAGCAAGAGCTGGCGCAAAGAGAAAATGCCCGGTTCCAGGTCAATGGCCATCATCAGGGCATGGGGCGTGAAATCTTCGGCTTTATGCGCCGTAACTTAAGCTCTGCCGATACCGGCGCCTGCTCTTTGTTTGATGAAGGCGATATCAATGCCCGGGGTGGAGTCGCTTAA
- the pgl gene encoding 6-phosphogluconolactonase, with translation MYQINEFNEKSALDNALADKVAGLLSQAIEAKGKASIAVSGGSTPKGFFKALSQKDLPWKKVTITLADERWVNLDDDASNTKLVHEHLLQNNASEAKFFHLKQGEVLTDETLTDLNLAAKSSLLPLDVLILGMGEDGHTASLFPCSDEIHTGLAQDNPDALLKVQPKTAPHQRISFTFSSLLKSEAVFLHIAGAGKKQVLNKALAGQQILEMPVRAFLQHPQVNTQVFWAE, from the coding sequence ATGTATCAAATCAATGAATTTAATGAAAAATCGGCGCTGGATAATGCCTTAGCCGACAAGGTGGCAGGACTTTTAAGCCAGGCCATAGAAGCTAAAGGTAAAGCCAGTATTGCCGTTTCCGGCGGCTCGACTCCGAAAGGTTTCTTTAAAGCCTTATCGCAAAAAGATTTGCCGTGGAAGAAAGTTACCATAACCCTGGCCGATGAGCGTTGGGTCAATCTTGACGATGATGCCAGCAATACCAAGTTAGTGCATGAGCATCTGCTGCAAAATAACGCCAGTGAAGCCAAGTTCTTCCACCTTAAGCAAGGGGAAGTACTAACGGATGAGACCTTGACCGATCTCAACCTGGCTGCGAAATCGTCCTTATTACCTCTGGATGTGCTGATTTTAGGCATGGGCGAAGACGGACATACCGCTTCCTTGTTTCCGTGCAGCGATGAGATCCACACAGGTCTGGCACAGGATAATCCCGATGCCCTGCTGAAAGTACAGCCGAAAACGGCGCCCCATCAGCGCATCAGTTTTACCTTTAGCAGCTTGCTCAAAAGCGAAGCGGTTTTCCTGCACATTGCCGGGGCAGGTAAGAAACAAGTGCTGAACAAAGCACTTGCCGGGCAGCAGATTTTGGAAATGCCTGTCAGGGCATTTTTGCAACACCCACAAGTCAATACGCAAGTATTTTGGGCGGAGTAG
- the zwf gene encoding glucose-6-phosphate dehydrogenase, with protein MKNLDSQSASEIVLFGALGDLSRRKLLPALYQLDLAGLLHPKSRILGVARTDMDIKGFSDFVETNLNEFVGEGLNSEVLDRFLSRLVYQQLDFSQSAAFKNLAQALKQGHKTRIYYFSTPPAIYGAICDGLNQAKLITGADRVVMEKPIGDSLESSKVINDQVSRFFKESQIYRIDHYLGKETVLNLLVLRFANSLFTSNWDRNSIDHVQITVAESVGIEGRWGFYDEAGQMRDMVQNHLLQILSLMAMEPPADLSADSIRDEKLKVLKALRPINHLNIKEKTVRGQYTEGYLNGVPVPGYLAEEGANEKSSTETFVAIKAEIDNWRWSGVPFYLRTGKRMPAKHSEIVVHFKEQPHNIFKDSYSDLPANKLTIRLQPDEGVELQMMNKIPGIASQLKIHENKLDLSFSQTYRDERVIDAYERLMLEIINGNQSLFVRRDEVEQAWAWADGIIEAWESTQEKPKPYAAGSWGPVSSISLIARDDRQWVE; from the coding sequence ATGAAAAATTTAGATAGTCAGTCTGCCAGTGAAATTGTTTTGTTTGGTGCGCTCGGGGACCTTTCTCGCCGTAAGTTACTGCCGGCATTATATCAGTTAGACCTTGCCGGTTTATTGCATCCTAAAAGCCGCATCCTCGGGGTGGCACGTACCGACATGGATATCAAAGGATTTAGCGATTTTGTAGAAACGAATCTAAATGAGTTTGTCGGCGAAGGCCTCAATAGCGAGGTTCTGGATCGTTTTCTCAGCCGCCTGGTTTACCAGCAACTTGATTTCAGCCAGAGCGCTGCTTTTAAAAATCTCGCGCAAGCCCTCAAGCAAGGGCATAAAACCCGCATCTATTATTTCTCGACCCCGCCGGCAATTTACGGCGCCATCTGCGACGGATTAAATCAGGCAAAACTTATTACCGGCGCAGACCGCGTGGTGATGGAAAAACCTATCGGGGACAGCCTGGAATCATCCAAAGTGATTAACGACCAGGTATCGCGCTTCTTTAAAGAAAGCCAGATTTACCGTATTGACCATTACCTGGGCAAAGAAACGGTATTAAACCTTTTGGTATTACGTTTTGCCAACTCATTGTTTACTTCTAACTGGGACCGCAACAGTATCGACCATGTACAGATCACGGTGGCAGAAAGTGTCGGTATCGAAGGGCGCTGGGGTTTCTACGACGAAGCCGGACAAATGCGCGACATGGTGCAGAATCACCTGTTACAGATTTTATCCCTGATGGCGATGGAGCCGCCGGCGGATTTAAGCGCCGACAGTATCCGGGATGAAAAACTTAAAGTGCTTAAAGCATTGCGCCCCATCAATCATTTGAATATCAAGGAAAAGACCGTACGTGGTCAGTATACCGAGGGTTACCTTAACGGTGTGCCTGTGCCCGGTTATCTGGCGGAGGAGGGGGCTAATGAAAAAAGCAGTACCGAAACTTTTGTTGCCATAAAAGCGGAAATCGATAACTGGCGTTGGTCCGGTGTGCCTTTTTACCTGCGTACCGGCAAACGTATGCCAGCCAAGCACAGTGAAATTGTCGTACATTTTAAAGAGCAGCCCCACAATATTTTTAAAGACAGCTACAGCGATCTGCCTGCCAATAAACTCACCATCCGCCTACAGCCGGATGAAGGGGTTGAACTGCAGATGATGAATAAGATCCCGGGCATAGCTTCACAGCTTAAAATCCACGAAAACAAGCTGGATTTGAGTTTTTCACAAACCTATCGCGATGAGCGGGTGATCGATGCCTACGAGCGCCTGATGCTGGAAATCATTAACGGTAACCAGTCGTTGTTTGTGCGCCGCGATGAGGTTGAACAGGCCTGGGCCTGGGCCGACGGTATCATCGAAGCCTGGGAAAGCACCCAGGAAAAACCTAAACCTTATGCCGCAGGCTCCTGGGGACCGGTTTCCTCGATTTCTTTAATTGCACGTGACGACAGGCAGTGGGTTGAATAA
- a CDS encoding MurR/RpiR family transcriptional regulator, producing MNILEKIANELDTFSKSERKVAEVILASPSTVIHASIAALAKQANISEPTVNRFCRRLDTKGYPDFKLHLAQSLANGTPYVNRHVDENDTAEEYTAKIFESTMASLELGRKSLDTAAINRSVDLLTQANKISFFGLGASAVVAHDAQNKFFRFNVPVVYFDDILMQRMSAINSQQGDVVIVISHTGRTKSLVEVASIAKENDATVIGITSANSPLAKECNIVLTVDVAEDTDLYMPMSSRIAQLALIDVLATGFTLRRGTKFRDNLKKVKDSLRSSRFERKD from the coding sequence ATGAATATATTAGAAAAGATCGCCAACGAACTGGACACATTTAGTAAGTCTGAGCGTAAAGTGGCAGAAGTCATATTGGCCTCCCCTAGTACTGTTATCCATGCAAGTATAGCGGCATTAGCCAAACAGGCGAATATCAGCGAACCTACGGTAAACCGTTTTTGCCGCCGGTTAGATACGAAAGGATATCCTGATTTTAAATTGCACCTGGCGCAAAGTTTAGCCAACGGAACACCCTATGTTAACCGGCATGTCGACGAAAATGACACCGCCGAAGAATACACGGCAAAAATCTTTGAATCGACCATGGCCAGTCTTGAACTGGGCCGTAAAAGTTTAGACACCGCCGCCATTAACCGCTCGGTCGATTTACTGACCCAGGCCAATAAAATTTCCTTTTTTGGCTTAGGCGCCTCCGCCGTAGTGGCCCATGATGCGCAAAACAAGTTTTTCCGCTTCAATGTGCCCGTGGTCTATTTCGATGACATATTAATGCAACGCATGAGTGCTATTAACAGCCAGCAAGGGGATGTGGTGATTGTCATTTCCCATACCGGCCGTACCAAATCCTTGGTGGAAGTGGCCAGTATCGCCAAAGAAAACGATGCCACAGTGATCGGCATTACTTCGGCTAACTCACCGCTGGCCAAAGAGTGCAATATCGTATTAACGGTAGATGTTGCCGAAGACACCGACTTATATATGCCGATGTCTTCACGTATCGCACAATTAGCCTTAATTGATGTCTTAGCCACAGGTTTTACCCTGCGCCGCGGCACAAAATTCAGGGATAACCTGAAAAAAGTCAAAGACAGTTTACGCAGCTCCAGGTTCGAGCGAAAAGATTAA
- the pyk gene encoding pyruvate kinase, with the protein MLRRTKIVATLGPATDDRETLKQVLAAGVNVVRLNFSHGEPQDHIDRANAVRELARELGIYVGILGDLQGPKIRVSTFKNGPIQLAIGDRFELDATLAKGEGNQEKVGIDYKALPQDVSEGDILLLDDGRVQLKVLSTTATSVFTQVTVGGPLSNNKGINRQGGGLSAAALTDKDKEDIKLAARLNADFLAVSFPRDAADMREARLLAQEAGCDARLVSKIERAEAVNDDKTLDEIILASDVVMVARGDLGVEIGDAELVGKQKHIIARSRQLNRIVITATQMMETMISQPMPTRAEVMDVANAVLDGTDAVMLSAETAAGKYPVETVKAMVNVCLGAEKQRSVHTSGHRIELMFSEISETIALSAMYAANHLDGVKAIIALTESGHTTKIMSRITSGLPIYSLSRHDKTLNKTAIYRGVYPVEFDSTQSDNDSLSGDVLKQVIKQANLSVNDKVIFTHGDAMETVGASNTLKVLKVTKAHLS; encoded by the coding sequence ATGCTTAGAAGAACAAAAATCGTTGCTACCTTAGGGCCGGCAACTGATGACAGAGAAACGTTGAAACAGGTGCTAGCAGCCGGTGTAAACGTGGTAAGACTTAATTTTTCTCACGGTGAGCCACAAGATCATATCGACCGTGCAAATGCAGTGCGCGAACTGGCCAGGGAATTAGGCATCTATGTTGGGATTCTGGGTGATTTACAAGGGCCGAAAATCCGGGTATCTACCTTTAAAAACGGGCCTATCCAGCTGGCTATCGGCGACAGGTTTGAACTTGACGCTACCCTGGCCAAAGGTGAAGGAAATCAGGAAAAAGTCGGTATCGACTACAAGGCCTTACCTCAGGATGTCAGCGAAGGGGATATCCTGTTGCTTGACGACGGCCGGGTGCAACTTAAGGTACTTTCTACCACGGCAACCTCGGTTTTTACCCAAGTTACCGTTGGCGGCCCCTTGTCAAACAACAAAGGCATTAACCGCCAGGGCGGCGGTTTATCTGCCGCAGCATTAACCGATAAAGACAAAGAAGACATCAAACTTGCGGCAAGACTAAATGCCGACTTCCTTGCGGTTTCTTTTCCGCGCGATGCCGCCGATATGCGTGAAGCGCGCCTGCTGGCGCAAGAAGCCGGTTGTGATGCCCGTCTGGTCTCTAAAATCGAACGTGCCGAAGCGGTAAACGATGACAAAACCCTTGACGAAATTATCTTGGCCTCGGATGTGGTTATGGTTGCCCGTGGCGATCTCGGTGTTGAAATCGGCGATGCCGAGCTGGTCGGCAAGCAAAAGCATATCATTGCCCGCAGCCGCCAGTTAAACCGTATCGTGATCACCGCCACGCAAATGATGGAAACCATGATTTCACAGCCTATGCCTACCCGAGCTGAAGTCATGGATGTCGCCAATGCCGTACTCGACGGCACGGATGCGGTGATGCTCTCGGCTGAAACCGCCGCCGGTAAATATCCGGTAGAAACCGTCAAAGCCATGGTAAATGTTTGTTTAGGCGCCGAGAAACAACGCTCTGTTCATACTTCAGGCCACCGTATCGAATTGATGTTCAGTGAAATTTCTGAAACCATCGCCCTGTCGGCCATGTATGCGGCAAACCATTTAGACGGCGTTAAGGCGATTATCGCCCTGACCGAGTCGGGACATACCACCAAAATCATGTCACGTATCACCTCGGGATTACCGATTTACTCCTTATCCCGTCATGATAAAACCCTCAATAAAACAGCCATTTATCGCGGTGTTTATCCGGTAGAGTTTGATTCAACCCAAAGCGATAACGACTCCCTTTCCGGGGACGTGCTTAAGCAAGTGATCAAACAGGCTAATTTAAGCGTCAATGACAAGGTCATTTTCACCCACGGCGATGCCATGGAAACCGTAGGTGCTTCCAATACCTTGAAAGTCCTTAAAGTAACCAAGGCACATTTAAGCTAA
- a CDS encoding aminoacyl-tRNA deacylase yields the protein MAISITLNNYLSGHDIHYQLVQHRHTQSSLDSSCAAHLPGSQVAKAVILQSRDDKFLMATLAADHRLDIARVNELMGKEYHVVSEARLRDLFPDCAQGAIPGLGQAFAIDNIIDDGLLDSDQVYLEAGDHHSLVKLEQQQYLALVEKMPHGNICGEALGMPRQTEIILQES from the coding sequence ATGGCAATTTCCATCACCTTAAATAACTACCTGTCCGGCCATGATATCCACTACCAATTGGTACAACACCGCCACACCCAATCCTCTCTTGATTCTTCCTGCGCCGCCCATTTGCCCGGCTCCCAGGTGGCAAAAGCCGTTATTTTACAGAGCCGGGATGATAAATTCCTGATGGCGACCCTGGCAGCCGATCACCGCCTGGATATCGCCCGGGTCAACGAATTGATGGGCAAGGAATATCACGTCGTCAGCGAAGCCAGGTTGCGGGATCTGTTTCCCGACTGCGCCCAGGGGGCCATTCCCGGGTTAGGTCAGGCCTTTGCCATAGACAATATTATTGATGATGGCCTGCTCGACAGCGACCAGGTATATCTCGAAGCCGGAGATCATCACTCCCTCGTTAAACTGGAGCAGCAACAATACCTGGCCTTAGTAGAGAAAATGCCCCATGGCAATATTTGCGGTGAAGCTCTGGGCATGCCCAGACAAACAGAAATTATTCTCCAGGAAAGCTAA